One segment of Dehalococcoidia bacterium DNA contains the following:
- the ppsA gene encoding phosphoenolpyruvate synthase, with product MNNRDVVKFEEVGRGDIALVGGKGANLGEMLRAGIPVPPGFIVTAEAYSRFIEQSGLAPRITEILSALDVHDSDALQAASKKIKQMIVDTPMPDDIAQQVRQYYREMGAPPVAVRSSATAEDLPEASFAGQQSTFLNVLGEDRVVLAVKECWASLFEARAIFYRVENGFEHMKVKIAVPVQKMVQAERSGVMFTVEPVTSDRSKITVEAIAGLGEALVSGEVSPDMYIVDKANLSILEKNIQIQDRQLFRTETGKGKGYADISWQPVPDAVRDGQKLSDEEIVRLAEIGKRIEDHYAFPQDIEWASENHELYIVQTRPVTTLVEVSEEEAEAVEETAPVILKGSPASPGVAAGVVKITLDPSEIGKVLAGDILVAEMTTPDFVPAMKRAVAIVTDRGGRTAHAAIVSRELGIPCVVGTGEATGKLRDGQTITVDGARGLVYDGRAEATLAAYERERLRATAAAAATKTKVYVNLAQPELADRVAARNVDGVGLLRAEFIIADIGEHPRYALEQGRGEEFTAKLAEGLTKFAAAFDPRPVVYRTTDFKTNEYANLKGGEKYEMPEENPMLGYRGASRYIRDIDVFRLELEAIKRVRKQHKNLWVMIPFVRTPEEMAGVKKVMEQEGLKQSDDFKLWMMAEVPSNVILLNEFIDVGIDGISIGSNDLTQLVLGIDRDNEVLAKEFDERNPAVMRSLEQLVTTARKRGITSSICGQAPSDYPELTEKLVEWGITSVSVNPDVIDKTRRIIADAESRLGTKP from the coding sequence ATGAACAATCGGGACGTGGTCAAGTTCGAAGAGGTAGGCCGGGGCGATATCGCCCTCGTCGGCGGGAAGGGCGCAAACCTGGGAGAGATGCTGCGCGCCGGTATTCCCGTTCCGCCGGGATTCATCGTGACCGCCGAAGCCTACTCCCGCTTCATCGAGCAGTCCGGCCTTGCCCCCAGGATAACCGAGATCCTTTCCGCGCTTGACGTTCACGACAGCGATGCCCTCCAGGCGGCGTCGAAAAAGATCAAGCAGATGATCGTCGACACGCCGATGCCGGACGACATCGCCCAGCAGGTAAGACAGTACTATCGCGAGATGGGCGCGCCGCCCGTTGCCGTGCGCAGCTCCGCCACCGCGGAGGATCTGCCGGAGGCTTCCTTCGCCGGCCAGCAGAGCACCTTCCTCAACGTGCTCGGCGAGGACAGGGTGGTGCTGGCCGTCAAAGAGTGCTGGGCGTCTCTCTTCGAGGCGCGCGCCATCTTCTACCGCGTGGAAAACGGCTTTGAGCACATGAAAGTCAAGATCGCCGTCCCCGTCCAGAAGATGGTCCAGGCCGAACGCTCCGGCGTCATGTTCACTGTCGAGCCCGTAACCAGCGATCGCTCGAAGATAACCGTCGAAGCCATAGCCGGCCTCGGTGAGGCGCTGGTCTCGGGAGAGGTCAGCCCCGATATGTACATCGTCGACAAGGCCAACCTCTCCATTCTGGAGAAGAACATCCAGATACAGGACCGGCAGCTCTTCCGCACGGAAACGGGCAAGGGGAAGGGCTACGCCGACATCTCCTGGCAGCCCGTTCCCGACGCGGTGCGCGACGGCCAGAAGCTGAGCGACGAGGAGATCGTGCGTCTGGCCGAGATCGGCAAGCGCATCGAGGACCACTATGCATTCCCCCAGGACATCGAGTGGGCAAGCGAGAACCACGAGCTGTACATTGTCCAGACGCGGCCCGTTACCACCCTCGTTGAGGTGTCGGAGGAAGAAGCGGAAGCAGTCGAGGAAACTGCCCCCGTCATCCTCAAGGGCTCGCCTGCCAGCCCCGGCGTCGCGGCGGGCGTCGTGAAGATTACGCTTGACCCATCGGAGATCGGCAAGGTGCTGGCGGGCGACATCCTTGTGGCGGAGATGACGACGCCCGACTTCGTGCCGGCCATGAAGCGCGCCGTCGCCATCGTCACCGACCGCGGCGGACGCACCGCTCACGCCGCCATCGTCAGCCGCGAGCTGGGCATCCCCTGCGTCGTCGGCACCGGCGAAGCGACGGGAAAGCTGCGCGACGGCCAAACGATAACGGTCGACGGCGCCCGCGGCCTCGTCTATGACGGCCGGGCGGAAGCGACCCTCGCCGCCTACGAGCGAGAGCGCCTGCGGGCCACTGCCGCCGCCGCCGCAACGAAGACGAAGGTCTACGTCAACCTGGCGCAGCCCGAGCTCGCCGACCGCGTCGCCGCCCGAAACGTCGACGGCGTCGGTCTCCTCCGCGCCGAGTTCATCATCGCCGACATCGGCGAGCACCCGCGCTACGCCCTCGAGCAGGGGCGCGGCGAGGAGTTCACCGCTAAACTCGCGGAGGGGCTCACCAAGTTCGCCGCCGCCTTCGACCCGCGGCCCGTCGTCTACCGCACGACCGACTTCAAGACAAATGAGTACGCTAATCTCAAGGGCGGCGAGAAGTACGAGATGCCGGAAGAGAACCCCATGCTCGGCTATCGCGGCGCTTCCCGCTACATCCGCGACATCGATGTCTTCCGCCTGGAGCTTGAGGCCATCAAGCGCGTGCGCAAGCAGCACAAGAACCTGTGGGTGATGATCCCCTTCGTCCGCACGCCGGAAGAGATGGCAGGCGTTAAGAAGGTGATGGAACAGGAGGGGCTCAAACAGTCGGACGACTTCAAGCTGTGGATGATGGCGGAGGTGCCTTCCAACGTCATCCTTCTCAACGAGTTCATCGACGTCGGAATCGACGGCATCTCCATCGGCTCCAACGACCTCACTCAGCTCGTGCTCGGCATCGACCGCGACAACGAGGTGCTGGCGAAGGAGTTCGACGAGCGCAACCCCGCAGTGATGCGGTCGCTCGAGCAGCTCGTGACAACGGCGCGGAAGCGCGGTATAACATCGTCCATCTGCGGCCAGGCGCCGTCGGACTACCCGGAGCTGACGGAGAAGCTGGTCGAGTGGGGCATTACGTCCGTATCGGTCAACCCCGACGTCATCGACAAGACGCGCAGGATCATCGCCGACGCGGAGTCGCGCCTGGGAACGAAACCGTAG
- the glmS gene encoding glutamine--fructose-6-phosphate transaminase (isomerizing): MCGIVGYVGRREAAPILLKGLQCLEYRGYDSAGIAVLGGNGDPCVVKSTGKLRTLASCLEGVFPEGCVGIGHTRWATHGKPSDANAHPHLDCSGDVVVIHNGIVENYLTLRSELLAAGHAFRSETDTEVIPHLIEANLNSGLPLVEAVRRALPRLEGAHAILAVSRSQPDRIVAARVGNAGGVVIGYGEGEMFLASDLPALLEHTRRVVFLCDGEVAEVTCNGASFRDRDGAEQNHPPQTVPFDPMAAAKGGYKHFMLKEIMEQPQAVLDTIRGRVQFEPLSLQLEDMPPGEALRRIQRVVLIAMGTSLHAAMVGKHYIEQIAGIAAEVDNASEFRYRNPIIGPETLVISVAQSGETVDTLEAMAEAKKRGALQITVCNTPGSQATRIADGVVYIRCGLEIGVASTKTLLGSIAALYLLACYLGQKRRRLSKGRLEELLSPLARIPQLIGSVVGRSDEYEELAHSLFRCQNFLYLGRGIQYPVAMEGALKLKEVSYIHAEGYPAGEMKHGPIALIDQDMPVILIAVRDGLRDKMISNLQQVRARDGVVIALGNEGDEELAGMADHAIFVPETTPLLMPLLTVVPLQLLAYHIAVRRGCDVDQPRNLAKTVTVE, encoded by the coding sequence GTGTGCGGCATCGTCGGATACGTAGGTCGGCGGGAGGCTGCGCCGATCTTGCTCAAGGGGCTCCAGTGCCTGGAGTACCGCGGCTACGATAGCGCCGGCATCGCCGTCCTCGGCGGCAACGGCGACCCTTGCGTCGTTAAGTCCACCGGCAAGCTCCGCACTCTCGCCTCCTGCCTGGAGGGCGTCTTCCCTGAGGGCTGCGTGGGCATCGGCCACACCCGCTGGGCCACCCACGGCAAGCCCAGCGACGCCAACGCGCATCCCCATCTCGATTGCAGCGGCGACGTCGTCGTCATACACAACGGCATCGTCGAGAACTACCTCACCCTTCGAAGCGAGCTGCTGGCAGCCGGCCACGCCTTCCGCTCCGAGACGGATACCGAAGTCATCCCCCACCTTATCGAAGCGAACCTGAACAGCGGCCTGCCGCTGGTCGAAGCGGTGCGCCGCGCCCTTCCCCGTCTGGAGGGGGCGCACGCCATCCTCGCCGTCTCAAGAAGCCAGCCCGATAGGATCGTGGCGGCCAGGGTGGGCAACGCGGGCGGGGTCGTCATCGGCTATGGCGAGGGCGAGATGTTCCTCGCCAGCGACCTGCCGGCCCTCCTGGAGCATACGCGGCGCGTTGTCTTCCTCTGCGACGGCGAAGTGGCGGAGGTGACGTGCAACGGCGCCAGCTTCCGCGACCGCGACGGCGCCGAGCAGAACCATCCCCCGCAGACCGTCCCCTTTGACCCAATGGCGGCGGCCAAGGGCGGCTACAAGCACTTCATGCTCAAGGAGATAATGGAGCAGCCGCAGGCGGTCCTCGACACGATACGCGGCCGAGTTCAGTTCGAGCCGCTGAGCCTGCAGCTAGAAGACATGCCCCCTGGCGAAGCGCTGCGCCGGATTCAGCGCGTCGTCCTCATCGCGATGGGGACGAGCCTGCACGCGGCGATGGTCGGCAAGCATTACATCGAGCAGATAGCGGGGATCGCCGCCGAGGTCGATAACGCCTCCGAGTTCCGCTATCGCAACCCGATAATCGGGCCCGAGACCCTCGTCATATCCGTCGCTCAGTCCGGCGAGACGGTCGACACCCTGGAGGCGATGGCGGAAGCTAAGAAGCGGGGGGCGCTGCAGATTACCGTTTGCAACACCCCGGGCAGCCAGGCGACTCGCATCGCTGACGGCGTGGTGTACATTCGCTGCGGGCTCGAGATCGGCGTCGCGAGCACGAAGACGCTGCTGGGCTCCATCGCCGCGCTGTACCTGCTCGCCTGCTACCTGGGGCAGAAGCGCAGACGCCTCAGCAAGGGCCGACTAGAGGAGCTGCTGTCGCCGCTGGCGCGCATCCCCCAGCTAATCGGCTCCGTCGTCGGCAGGTCGGACGAATACGAGGAGCTGGCCCACAGTCTCTTCCGCTGCCAGAATTTCCTCTACCTCGGCCGCGGCATTCAGTATCCGGTCGCGATGGAAGGGGCGCTCAAGCTTAAGGAGGTAAGCTACATCCACGCCGAGGGCTACCCCGCCGGCGAGATGAAGCACGGGCCCATCGCCCTCATCGATCAGGACATGCCGGTCATCCTCATCGCCGTCCGCGACGGGCTGCGCGACAAGATGATATCGAACCTGCAGCAGGTGCGCGCCCGCGACGGGGTCGTCATCGCCCTCGGCAACGAAGGAGACGAGGAGCTGGCCGGCATGGCCGATCACGCCATCTTCGTCCCCGAAACGACGCCCCTGCTGATGCCCCTGCTGACGGTCGTTCCCCTGCAGCTCCTGGCCTATCACATCGCCGTGCGCCGCGGCTGCGACGTCGACCAGCCCCGCAACCTCGCCAAAACGGTCACAGTGGAATAG
- a CDS encoding SH3 domain-containing protein, whose amino-acid sequence MMPPSRGGSPVLRSPVILGGLAAVVIAIAAIIGMGVMSGGGDDSGTNGPAKTTATPKQTKVAGKLMGKAKVTVSVRSDPGNDYQILGVLRRGSEVEIVGKSDDGEWLQIIYPPGSDLRGWVLAESMEIEGDLSALDIATPEQMVEPQPTRERAATEPPPSDTPPPEESPTPETTPLPSPTVAPLPDLVIGGAMVSGNVIIVTITNQGAGPLADAVIDVTIFDVTGSELLYSLTTGPHALQPGGSIDIKTDYSLPSGLSQLLIRVDSAGAIQESDDANNSYSIAISSSAGGGGIQQPQP is encoded by the coding sequence ATGATGCCCCCAAGCCGTGGCGGCTCCCCCGTCTTGCGCAGCCCCGTCATACTGGGCGGCCTCGCTGCCGTCGTGATCGCAATTGCCGCCATTATCGGCATGGGCGTTATGTCAGGCGGCGGCGACGACAGCGGCACCAACGGCCCGGCGAAGACCACCGCCACCCCTAAACAGACGAAGGTCGCGGGGAAGCTGATGGGCAAGGCAAAGGTCACCGTTAGCGTTCGCAGCGATCCCGGCAACGATTACCAGATCCTCGGCGTGCTCCGCAGAGGTTCGGAGGTGGAGATAGTAGGGAAGAGCGACGACGGCGAGTGGCTCCAGATAATCTATCCTCCCGGGTCCGATCTGCGCGGCTGGGTGCTCGCCGAATCGATGGAGATCGAAGGCGACTTAAGCGCGCTGGACATCGCGACGCCGGAACAGATGGTCGAGCCGCAGCCCACGCGCGAACGCGCGGCGACGGAGCCGCCCCCGAGCGACACGCCCCCTCCCGAAGAGTCACCGACACCGGAGACTACGCCCCTTCCGTCGCCCACGGTTGCGCCCCTCCCCGACCTCGTGATAGGGGGCGCGATGGTCTCCGGAAACGTCATCATCGTCACGATTACCAACCAGGGTGCGGGCCCACTCGCCGACGCTGTCATCGACGTGACGATCTTCGACGTGACTGGAAGCGAGCTTCTGTACTCGCTGACTACCGGGCCTCATGCGCTGCAACCGGGCGGGAGCATCGATATCAAGACCGATTACTCTCTCCCATCGGGGCTGTCGCAGCTACTGATCCGGGTCGACTCCGCGGGCGCGATCCAAGAGAGCGACGATGCCAACAACAGCTACAGCATCGCGATAAGCAGCAGCGCCGGCGGAGGAGGGATACAGCAGCCGCAGCCGTAG
- a CDS encoding deoxyguanosinetriphosphate triphosphohydrolase, which produces MVDLNQVRIRLEQREESLSPFAARSARNRGRLRPETPSPLRTDFQRDRDRIIHCKSFRRLKQKTHVFIAPVGDHFVTRLTHTLEVAQIARTIARALNLNEDLTEAIALGHDLGHTPFGHSGEEALAALLPEGFFHNEQSLRVVDLLERGGTGLNLTWEVRDGILHHSKSRAGILAEGDELPATLEGQIVRIADSVAYLNHDVADAIRAGLLTEDDLPERVKEVIGRGHSQRIDALVSDIVASSWAATGLSKGTPVITMSGPMLAAADEMRDFMFERVYLWEASRRETQGAKRIVAFLFEYYTRRPEEIVSDFTLPVDPPARRAADYIAGMTDGFAQELAASLGFVP; this is translated from the coding sequence ATGGTCGACTTGAACCAGGTGCGGATAAGGCTGGAGCAACGCGAAGAGTCGCTCTCGCCCTTCGCCGCCCGCAGCGCCCGCAACCGCGGCCGTCTGCGCCCGGAAACGCCATCGCCCCTGCGCACCGATTTCCAGCGTGACCGCGACCGCATCATCCACTGCAAATCGTTTCGACGCCTCAAGCAAAAGACGCACGTGTTCATCGCGCCCGTCGGCGACCACTTCGTCACGCGGCTAACACACACTCTGGAAGTAGCGCAGATTGCCCGTACAATCGCCCGCGCGCTGAACCTGAACGAAGACCTGACGGAGGCGATCGCGCTCGGGCACGACCTGGGGCATACGCCCTTCGGCCACAGCGGCGAGGAAGCGCTGGCGGCGCTCCTGCCCGAAGGCTTCTTCCACAACGAGCAGAGCCTGCGCGTCGTCGACCTCCTCGAACGCGGCGGCACCGGACTCAACCTCACCTGGGAAGTGCGCGACGGCATACTCCATCACTCGAAGTCGAGGGCGGGCATTCTCGCCGAGGGCGACGAGTTGCCCGCGACGCTGGAAGGGCAGATCGTGCGCATCGCCGACAGCGTCGCCTATCTGAACCATGACGTCGCCGACGCCATCCGCGCCGGCCTCCTGACCGAGGACGACCTGCCAGAGCGGGTGAAAGAGGTCATCGGACGCGGTCACTCGCAGCGCATAGACGCCCTTGTCTCCGACATCGTCGCCAGCTCTTGGGCAGCGACCGGCCTCTCAAAAGGGACGCCTGTCATCACCATGAGTGGCCCCATGCTCGCCGCCGCCGACGAGATGCGCGACTTCATGTTCGAGCGCGTCTATCTGTGGGAGGCGTCGCGGCGGGAGACGCAGGGCGCCAAGCGCATTGTCGCCTTCCTGTTCGAATACTATACGAGGCGCCCGGAGGAGATCGTCTCCGACTTCACGCTGCCGGTCGATCCGCCGGCCCGGAGAGCCGCCGACTACATCGCCGGCATGACTGACGGCTTCGCTCAGGAGCTGGCGGCTTCCCTCGGCTTCGTTCCTTAG
- a CDS encoding DinB family protein, whose protein sequence is MRKTSPSTRPGKGALRGLLEGTRKRLFDSISRLTEEQMYRRVEAGLPSIAEVLAHLPQAERAMRAEAEAVARGDRRAVAFPSPQQEREWAAAAERMVPPQMVNDLVGARWQTLRFLDSLNSRDLSRKAEASGSVLTVAEMVRRIAAHEDEHAEQIMRLRQQFEQGTHPRREEQRQAQK, encoded by the coding sequence ATGAGAAAGACTTCTCCCTCCACCAGGCCGGGCAAGGGTGCGCTCAGAGGTCTTCTTGAGGGGACGCGGAAGCGCCTGTTCGACTCAATCAGCCGGCTTACCGAAGAGCAGATGTATCGTCGTGTCGAGGCCGGCCTGCCGTCGATCGCGGAGGTGCTGGCACACCTGCCGCAGGCGGAACGGGCGATGCGCGCCGAAGCGGAGGCTGTGGCTCGCGGGGACCGCCGCGCCGTTGCTTTCCCGTCTCCTCAGCAGGAGCGGGAATGGGCGGCGGCAGCCGAGCGTATGGTGCCTCCGCAGATGGTGAACGACCTGGTGGGCGCTCGCTGGCAGACGCTCCGTTTTCTGGACTCGCTCAACAGCCGCGACCTCTCGAGGAAAGCGGAAGCGTCTGGTTCAGTTCTTACCGTCGCCGAGATGGTCCGTCGCATCGCCGCGCACGAAGACGAGCACGCCGAGCAGATAATGCGGCTGAGACAGCAGTTCGAACAGGGAACGCACCCGAGGAGGGAAGAGCAGAGACAGGCACAGAAATGA
- a CDS encoding LpqB family beta-propeller domain-containing protein, translated as MTRLRLIASIILPAAGLGCLLAAAACGGSGDAQALIAFQSDRDGNPEIYLTHPDGKGYTNLSNNRAPDYSPSWSPDGSQIAFASARDGKLEVYVMNADGTGQKALTLNAANDYAPAWSPDGSRIAFISDRDGNLQIYVMNADGSNQQNLSQTAASDWGVDWSPDGSQIALATGRDGNHEIYVMNADGSGATNLTNNEANDYAPAWSPDGSQIAFVSDRDGNAEIYLMRADGSEQRNLSNSPSFDWAPAWSPGGSQIAFVSDRDGNPEIYLMDADGSNQARLTFNPAEDIEPDWTTASGR; from the coding sequence ATGACACGACTCCGACTTATCGCCTCAATCATTCTGCCGGCAGCCGGCCTCGGCTGTCTTCTAGCTGCGGCTGCCTGCGGGGGCAGCGGCGACGCCCAGGCGCTGATCGCTTTCCAGTCGGACCGTGACGGCAACCCCGAGATCTACCTCACGCACCCCGACGGCAAGGGCTACACCAACCTCAGCAACAACCGCGCTCCCGACTATTCGCCGTCGTGGTCGCCCGACGGCTCGCAGATCGCTTTCGCCTCCGCGCGCGATGGGAAGCTTGAGGTCTACGTGATGAACGCCGACGGCACCGGCCAGAAGGCGCTTACCCTCAACGCGGCGAACGACTACGCCCCCGCCTGGTCGCCCGACGGCTCAAGGATCGCCTTCATATCCGACCGCGACGGGAATCTCCAAATATACGTCATGAACGCAGACGGCTCAAACCAGCAAAACCTGTCTCAGACCGCCGCTTCCGACTGGGGCGTCGACTGGTCGCCGGACGGCTCGCAGATCGCGCTGGCGACCGGCCGCGACGGCAACCACGAGATCTATGTGATGAACGCGGACGGCTCCGGCGCCACCAACCTTACTAACAACGAGGCGAACGACTACGCCCCCGCCTGGTCGCCCGACGGCTCGCAGATCGCCTTCGTCTCCGACCGCGACGGCAATGCGGAAATCTACCTGATGCGCGCCGACGGGTCGGAGCAGCGCAATCTCTCGAACTCCCCGAGCTTCGATTGGGCCCCCGCGTGGTCGCCGGGCGGCTCGCAGATCGCCTTCGTCTCCGACCGCGACGGCAACCCCGAAATCTACCTGATGGATGCCGACGGCTCCAACCAGGCCCGCCTCACCTTCAACCCCGCGGAAGACATCGAGCCGGACTGGACCACTGCCTCCGGCCGCTGA
- the dnaG gene encoding DNA primase, whose amino-acid sequence MTELDEIRQRTDIVDIIGETVALQRAGRNFKALCPFHPEKTPSFIVFPDRQRWHCFGACATGGDVFTFVMRRHNLDFAGALRFLAERAGVSLRRASGRGERAQKERLRQANEAAAVFFQNALFNSSPGALALDYMTMRGIDRETAEAFQLGYSPDSWDALREYLRARGFNEVELLRAGLLVEGDAGLYDRFRDRLMFPIRDEQGRVLGFGSRRLKEAENESDESPKYLNTPQTPIFDKGSILYGLDKAREHIRRAGQVIVVEGYMDVIAAHQHDNRNVVASMGTALTERQVAFLRQLTENFVLAFDPDVAGQAASERGTLIAYEKGANIRVINLPEGKDPDQIIRSSPDTWRQLVKEAIPYHPARPPVGSLGERRASVARHRPETAADAGRSEELCLALLLRFPELREKGLGIDEALFSLTENRQLFQYWVEVPEQETLGEKLPEVLYERFERIAGKSLDAYAKSPEAALDSCIRHLTNRTLELELEANTVAISEKERKLGLNRAIKSAYTSLNEGSQGDTLSPEEAELNYLILRNQEISRKLHAGRRGKRETQ is encoded by the coding sequence ATGACGGAGCTCGACGAGATAAGGCAGCGGACTGACATCGTCGACATCATCGGCGAGACGGTGGCGCTTCAACGGGCCGGCCGCAACTTCAAAGCGCTCTGCCCGTTCCATCCGGAGAAGACGCCGTCATTCATCGTTTTCCCCGACCGGCAACGGTGGCACTGCTTCGGCGCCTGCGCCACCGGCGGCGACGTCTTCACGTTCGTCATGCGCCGCCACAATCTCGATTTCGCGGGCGCGCTCCGCTTCCTCGCCGAGCGCGCGGGCGTGAGTCTGCGGAGGGCATCGGGAAGAGGCGAACGGGCGCAGAAGGAGCGGCTGCGCCAGGCCAACGAAGCGGCGGCCGTATTTTTTCAGAATGCCCTCTTCAACAGCAGCCCCGGCGCCCTCGCCCTCGACTACATGACCATGCGCGGCATTGACAGGGAGACGGCGGAGGCTTTCCAGTTAGGGTACAGCCCCGATTCCTGGGACGCGCTGCGCGAGTACCTGCGCGCGCGCGGCTTCAATGAGGTGGAGCTGCTGCGGGCCGGCCTGCTCGTCGAGGGAGACGCCGGGCTGTACGACCGCTTCCGCGACCGGCTGATGTTTCCCATCCGGGACGAGCAGGGACGGGTCCTCGGCTTCGGCTCCCGGCGCCTGAAAGAGGCGGAAAACGAGAGCGACGAGTCGCCGAAGTACTTGAATACGCCCCAAACGCCGATTTTTGATAAGGGTTCGATCCTTTACGGGCTCGACAAAGCAAGAGAGCATATCCGGCGGGCCGGCCAGGTGATCGTAGTGGAAGGATATATGGACGTAATAGCCGCCCACCAGCACGACAACCGGAACGTGGTGGCCAGCATGGGTACCGCCCTCACGGAGCGGCAGGTAGCCTTCCTGCGCCAGCTCACGGAGAACTTCGTTCTCGCCTTCGACCCCGACGTGGCGGGCCAGGCGGCCAGCGAGCGCGGGACGCTGATCGCCTACGAGAAGGGGGCAAACATCCGCGTCATCAATCTGCCCGAGGGAAAAGACCCCGACCAGATCATACGCTCGTCGCCCGACACCTGGCGTCAGCTTGTAAAGGAGGCGATTCCGTATCATCCGGCTCGCCCGCCCGTTGGATCATTGGGGGAGCGCCGCGCATCCGTCGCAAGGCATCGACCGGAGACGGCAGCGGACGCGGGCAGGAGCGAGGAGCTCTGCCTTGCCCTGCTGCTGCGCTTCCCTGAACTGCGTGAGAAAGGCCTGGGCATCGACGAAGCGCTCTTCTCGTTGACGGAGAACCGCCAGCTATTCCAGTACTGGGTCGAGGTCCCCGAGCAGGAGACCCTGGGGGAAAAGTTGCCGGAAGTCTTGTACGAACGCTTTGAGCGTATCGCGGGCAAGAGTCTCGATGCTTATGCAAAGTCGCCGGAAGCGGCGCTTGACAGTTGTATTCGGCACCTCACAAATCGTACACTAGAATTGGAGCTTGAAGCGAATACGGTTGCCATTTCAGAGAAGGAACGGAAGCTGGGGCTGAACCGCGCCATTAAAAGCGCTTACACTTCTCTGAACGAGGGATCGCAAGGTGACACACTTTCCCCCGAAGAAGCGGAGTTGAACTATCTCATTCTCCGAAATCAGGAGATCAGCCGAAAACTGCATGCAGGGCGGCGGGGCAAGAGAGAAACGCAATAA
- a CDS encoding DUF512 domain-containing protein, with protein MSETTAGRPKGGLISAVRGGLAARAGLQPGDVVLEIDGRPLRDVIDFQLYAAEDAFRLTLRRDGRRVNIAATRDRGEELGIEFAQPVFDAVRTCNNDCFFCFLKGLPEGMRPSLYLKDDDYRLSFYHGNFVTLTNLTESDWRRLAEQRLSPLNVSVHATDPKLRQRMLGNPRAPNVMGQLRRLAALDIRVNAQVVVCPGVNDGKHLERTISDLSALYPHVQSIGVVPVGMTRHQQPRVASGETPVIAPCTPPYAAALLAQVRRRQREFRRRLGADLVYAADELYLLARRPFPAASRYDGFPQYHNGIGMTRALIDDWRRLRRKLRRAPLEPNARSALLACGTLIAPVIQKIAAGLATATGVDMRVRPVESEFWGPRVTVSGLLTASDFIRGLRDAPCADAVFLPRASLDHAGERFLDGGTPDDLRDALDAPVVFVDNATELARCLTSPLE; from the coding sequence ATGAGCGAAACGACAGCCGGAAGGCCTAAGGGCGGCCTGATCAGCGCCGTGCGCGGCGGCCTGGCGGCGCGGGCCGGACTCCAGCCCGGCGACGTAGTCCTGGAAATCGACGGCCGGCCCCTGCGAGACGTTATCGACTTCCAGCTCTACGCGGCCGAGGACGCGTTCCGCCTCACGCTCCGCCGCGACGGACGTCGAGTCAACATCGCGGCGACGCGCGACCGCGGCGAGGAGCTGGGCATCGAATTCGCGCAACCCGTCTTCGATGCCGTCCGCACCTGCAACAACGACTGCTTCTTCTGCTTTCTCAAAGGTCTCCCCGAAGGCATGCGCCCGTCCCTCTACTTGAAGGACGACGACTACCGTCTCAGCTTCTATCACGGCAACTTCGTCACCCTTACCAACCTGACGGAGAGCGACTGGCGGCGCCTGGCGGAGCAGCGGCTGAGCCCGCTGAACGTCTCCGTGCACGCCACCGACCCCAAGCTGCGACAGCGCATGCTCGGCAACCCCCGCGCTCCGAACGTGATGGGGCAGTTGCGGCGCCTCGCCGCCCTCGACATACGGGTCAACGCTCAGGTCGTCGTCTGCCCCGGCGTCAACGACGGCAAGCATCTCGAGCGCACGATATCAGACCTGTCGGCGCTCTACCCCCACGTGCAGTCGATAGGCGTCGTGCCCGTGGGAATGACGCGGCATCAACAGCCGCGCGTTGCGAGCGGCGAAACGCCCGTGATCGCGCCTTGCACGCCGCCCTACGCCGCCGCGCTCCTCGCGCAGGTGCGGCGCCGTCAGCGCGAATTCCGGCGGCGCCTGGGAGCGGACCTGGTCTACGCCGCCGACGAGCTCTACCTGCTGGCGCGGCGCCCCTTCCCTGCCGCCTCCCGCTACGACGGCTTCCCTCAGTACCACAACGGCATCGGCATGACCCGCGCCCTCATCGACGACTGGCGCCGCCTGCGCCGCAAGCTACGGCGCGCTCCGTTGGAACCGAACGCCCGCTCCGCGCTCCTCGCCTGCGGCACGCTCATCGCGCCGGTAATCCAGAAGATCGCCGCCGGGCTTGCCACCGCGACCGGCGTCGACATGCGGGTCCGTCCTGTCGAAAGCGAGTTCTGGGGGCCGAGGGTCACCGTGTCCGGCCTGCTCACCGCTTCCGATTTCATCCGCGGTCTGCGCGACGCGCCCTGCGCCGACGCCGTCTTCCTGCCGCGCGCTTCGCTCGACCATGCGGGCGAGCGCTTTCTCGACGGCGGCACGCCCGATGACCTGCGCGACGCGCTGGACGCTCCCGTCGTCTTCGTTGATAATGCGACAGAACTGGCCCGCTGCTTGACCTCTCCTTTAGAATGA